A section of the Paenibacillus yonginensis genome encodes:
- the gyrB gene encoding DNA topoisomerase (ATP-hydrolyzing) subunit B translates to MSINEQQSYDESQIQVLEGLEAVRKRPGMYIGSTSVKGLHHLVWEVVDNSIDEALAGFADKIDVIVHQDNSVTVIDNGRGIPVGEHPKMKKSTLEVVMTVLHAGGKFGGGGYKVSGGLHGVGVSVVNALSEWVIVEIQRDGQVYQQEYHRGAPQYDIRVIGTSESTGTKTTFKPDPEIFTETTVFDYTTLQTRIRELAFLNKGINITLHDERTGQSDSFHYEGGIIEYVKYLNQNREALHEEPIYVEGSRDMIQVEIALQYNDSYTENIHSFANNINTYEGGSHESGFKSALTRIINDYARKTSAIKDSGSNLSGDDVREGLTAIISVKIPEPQFEGQTKTKLGNSEVRGIVESLFAEKLQEFMDENPAVAKRVLEKALQASRAREAARKARELTRRKSALEVSSLPGKLADCSSKDASISELYIVEGDSAGGSAKQGRDRHFQAILPLRGKILNVEKSRLDRILGNAEIRAIITALGTGIGEELDISKARYHKVIIMTDADVDGAHIRTLLLTFFFRFMRPIIEAGFVYIAQPPLFKIERNKVIRYAGSEKERDEIIAEFGEGVKLNVQRYKGLGEMNPEQLWETTMDPESRTMQQVSIADAIQADALFDKLMGDNVEPRRDFIQEHAKYVRNLDI, encoded by the coding sequence ATGTCTATCAACGAACAACAATCGTATGATGAAAGTCAGATTCAGGTGCTGGAAGGATTGGAGGCTGTCCGCAAACGGCCGGGGATGTATATTGGTTCGACCAGCGTCAAGGGGCTGCATCATTTGGTGTGGGAAGTTGTGGATAACAGCATCGACGAAGCGTTAGCCGGTTTTGCTGACAAAATCGATGTTATTGTTCATCAGGATAACAGCGTCACCGTGATTGACAATGGCCGGGGAATTCCGGTCGGTGAACATCCGAAGATGAAGAAGTCCACGCTCGAAGTGGTCATGACCGTTCTGCACGCGGGCGGTAAATTCGGCGGCGGCGGATATAAAGTATCCGGCGGTCTGCACGGCGTAGGCGTTTCCGTTGTGAATGCCCTGTCCGAGTGGGTGATCGTTGAAATTCAGCGGGACGGACAAGTTTATCAGCAGGAATACCACCGGGGGGCTCCGCAGTATGACATCAGAGTGATTGGCACAAGCGAATCCACCGGTACAAAAACGACGTTCAAACCGGATCCGGAGATTTTTACTGAAACTACAGTGTTCGATTACACGACTTTGCAGACACGGATTCGCGAGCTGGCTTTCCTGAACAAAGGAATCAATATTACGCTCCACGACGAGCGTACGGGTCAGTCCGATTCGTTCCATTACGAAGGCGGGATTATCGAATATGTCAAATATTTGAACCAGAACCGCGAGGCGCTTCACGAAGAGCCGATCTATGTGGAGGGCTCACGCGATATGATTCAGGTGGAGATTGCCCTCCAGTATAACGACAGCTATACGGAGAATATCCACTCTTTCGCCAACAACATCAATACGTATGAGGGCGGCTCGCACGAATCCGGCTTCAAGAGCGCTCTGACGCGGATTATTAACGACTATGCCCGCAAGACAAGCGCGATCAAGGACAGCGGCTCCAATCTGTCCGGCGATGACGTACGCGAAGGACTGACGGCGATCATTTCCGTCAAGATCCCTGAGCCGCAGTTTGAGGGCCAGACCAAAACCAAACTCGGAAACAGCGAAGTGCGCGGTATCGTCGAATCGCTGTTTGCGGAGAAGCTGCAGGAATTCATGGACGAGAACCCTGCCGTAGCCAAACGGGTGCTTGAAAAAGCCCTCCAGGCTTCCCGCGCCCGCGAGGCGGCTCGTAAAGCCCGTGAGTTGACGAGACGCAAGAGTGCGCTCGAGGTCAGCAGCCTGCCGGGTAAGCTGGCCGACTGCTCTTCCAAAGACGCCTCGATCAGCGAACTTTATATCGTCGAAGGCGACTCCGCTGGCGGATCGGCCAAGCAAGGACGCGATCGTCACTTCCAGGCGATCTTGCCGCTGCGCGGTAAAATCCTGAACGTCGAGAAGTCCCGTCTGGACCGGATCCTCGGCAATGCCGAAATCCGCGCCATCATCACGGCGCTGGGTACCGGAATCGGCGAGGAGCTCGACATCTCGAAGGCCCGTTATCACAAAGTCATTATCATGACCGATGCGGACGTCGACGGCGCGCATATCCGGACGCTGCTGCTTACCTTCTTCTTCCGCTTCATGCGGCCGATCATCGAAGCCGGCTTTGTGTACATTGCACAGCCGCCGCTCTTTAAGATCGAGCGCAACAAAGTGATCCGCTACGCCGGCTCGGAGAAAGAGCGCGACGAAATTATCGCCGAATTCGGCGAAGGCGTGAAGCTGAACGTCCAGCGCTATAAAGGATTGGGCGAGATGAATCCGGAGCAGCTGTGGGAAACGACGATGGATCCGGAATCCCGCACGATGCAGCAGGTCTCCATCGCTGATGCGATTCAGGCGGATGCCCTGTTCGATAAGCTGATGGGCGACAATGTTGAACCGCGCCGTGATTTCATTCAGGAACATGCCAAATATGTTCGGAATCTGGATATTTAA
- the remB gene encoding extracellular matrix regulator RemB, translating to MYIHLGGEKVVSSRELVAIFDISIEKSSKISKQFVTSMLEGKKMVQISDEEAKSIVVTEHTVYYSPISSATLKKRCDTYQEL from the coding sequence TTGTATATTCATCTCGGCGGCGAAAAAGTGGTATCTTCAAGAGAACTGGTTGCTATATTCGATATATCAATCGAGAAATCTTCCAAAATTTCAAAGCAGTTCGTAACCAGCATGCTCGAAGGCAAGAAGATGGTGCAAATCAGCGATGAAGAGGCAAAATCCATCGTCGTTACAGAGCATACGGTTTATTATTCGCCTATTTCTTCCGCCACGCTGAAGAAAAGATGCGACACTTATCAGGAACTGTAA